Within the Echinicola sp. 20G genome, the region AAAGTAATGATAACAGAATTGGATATCGATGTGTTGCCTAATCCAACCAATAGGCGGGGGGCCGATATCGATGATAATTTCGAATACGAAAAGCAATATGATCCCTATCAAGAGGGTTTCCCAGAAGAAATACGTGAAGCACTGGCTCAACGATATTACGATCTTTTTGCCTTATTCGAAAAGCATAAAGAGGTGGTAACAAGAGTGACGCTTTGGGGGATCAGGGATCAAGACAGTTGGTTGAATAACTGGCCCATTCGAGGAAGAACTGCCTATCCTTTGCTTTTTGAAAATGATTATAGACTTAAATCAGAAATAGAGTTGCAGTTTAGAAAATTCGATGATAAGTGATCAGTTCGTGCTCAAATAATAATTTATTGTCAATTATAAACCCTATCACCCTAATGAAATACAACATCGTAATTACCGTGTTTATGGCAAATTTCCTGTTAATGGCTTGTAATTCTAGCCGTCAAGAAAATGATCAACAGGAAAGTGACAGTACAGAAACTGATACCATTAGTTATCTAAACCAACCCTTGGTTGAAGGTTTGTACAGCGCTGATCCCTCAGCACATGTTTTTAATGGAAAAATCTATATTTATCCCTCACATGATGTAGAATCAGATACAAAAGAAGATGATTCCGGGGCACAATATGACATGAAAGATTATCATGTTTTTTCCATGTCCAACCCGGGGAGTACAGTGACTGACCATGGCCTTGCATTGGACATTGAGGATGTGAAATGGGCCAAAAGACAAATGTGGGCACCAGATGCAGCCCAGAAAAATGACAGATATTTCCTTTACTTTCCGGCCAAGGATGAGGATGATATTTTCAGGCTTGGAGTAGCCGTATCAGAAAGCCCAGAAGGACCTTTCAAAGCAGAACCGGAACCAATTTCCGGGAGTTTTAGTATGGATCCTGCCGTATTCGAAGATACAGACGGGAAGCACTATATATA harbors:
- a CDS encoding glycoside hydrolase family 43 protein — encoded protein: MKYNIVITVFMANFLLMACNSSRQENDQQESDSTETDTISYLNQPLVEGLYSADPSAHVFNGKIYIYPSHDVESDTKEDDSGAQYDMKDYHVFSMSNPGSTVTDHGLALDIEDVKWAKRQMWAPDAAQKNDRYFLYFPAKDEDDIFRLGVAVSESPEGPFKAEPEPISGSFSMDPAVFEDTDGKHYIYWGGIWGGQLQKWRTGEYLSTGDSPYDDEPSDEEPAISPRVAILKDNMLEFGESPRKVLILDESGEPIKAGNHDKRFFEASWVHKNNGTYYFSYSTGDTHKIVYATGDNPYGPFTYRGVILHPVQGWTNHHSIVKFEEEWYLFYHDTQLSGKNYLRNIKMTKLVHNPDGSIQEIKPYTLK